One Natrinema halophilum genomic window carries:
- a CDS encoding helix-turn-helix domain-containing protein → MSDTVEEPTRCPRAERDGELGCEPRRIMDLLNDDDARSVYLSVEEPTTVREIADTLELPQSTAYRKVENLREAGLIRQLNQRSQGGLPAHYVQAIEHVSVTYDDPLRIECAQHGKTLYCEP, encoded by the coding sequence ATGAGCGACACAGTCGAGGAGCCGACCCGGTGCCCGCGCGCCGAACGGGACGGAGAACTCGGGTGTGAGCCCCGGCGGATCATGGACTTGCTCAACGATGACGACGCTCGATCGGTGTACCTGTCCGTCGAGGAGCCGACGACGGTCCGCGAGATCGCCGACACCCTCGAGCTTCCGCAGTCGACAGCCTACAGGAAGGTAGAAAACCTCCGCGAGGCTGGGCTCATACGGCAGCTCAACCAGCGGTCGCAGGGGGGATTGCCCGCACACTACGTCCAGGCGATCGAGCACGTGTCGGTGACGTACGATGACCCGTTACGGATCGAGTGCGCCCAGCACGGGAAGACGCTCTACTGCG